The Diceros bicornis minor isolate mBicDic1 chromosome 37, mDicBic1.mat.cur, whole genome shotgun sequence genome segment TCCCATAGCTGCTCCCAGAAGGCACAGCACTGCTACTGCTGCTGGAGCCACCTCCAATGTCAGGGGAGCAGCTGCCACTTGGGGACATCATCATGTAGCCATTGGGGTCCACTCGCTGGGGATGGCGTCTGATGGGGTTGATGATCTGCTGCGGGGCAGACACGCTCTTGGGGCTCATGGGCATGTAGTCCCCACTGCCCTTTCGGTTGCTAGGCACTGGGGCCACCCCTGGGGACATGGGCATGTAGCCATCATCTGTGTGGAGGGTGGAGGTGTCTGGGCGGTGGTGGCCCCCGCGCTCCAAAGGGTGCATTTCCAGACCTTCCTCAGGGTAGGAGTGGGTGGGCACGAAGGCGGAGTGCCGGTAGCCAGGCAGCCGGCCTCCACTGCCACCTCCTGGTGGGTAGGCAGGCATCATCTCTGTATATTCCTCAATGGAAGCCACGGAGGACTGGGATGGGGTCTTCTGGTGGGAAATGGTAGGGGATGTGCCAGCAGAGTGAGTCCGCTTTCGGAACCGATTATCCAGATCTGCAGCACTGGCTGCTTCATCCCCAGCCAGGGCTGGGCTCGTGCCCAAGCCAGCTCCGGGGATGTAGCGGTGACCATTGCCACCCCGAGGCAAAATGTAGTGACCATTGGGGGCGGTGAGGGTGGAGGCCCCCTTGCCTCCCATGCAGATGTAGTTGCTCAACTCCTCCTCACCGCGGGCCGGTGGGGTGTGGCCCAGGGAATCTGGGGTGACACTGCGGAAGGAACTTCGGAAATCGCAGGGACTGGAGCCATACTCATCCGAGGAGATGAAACCGCCATCGCTGGGGGAGCCGGACACAGAAGCACTGGACCGCCGCGGGAAGAGACAGTCCGAGGTGGAGCCGTGGCCACTGGTGCTGCTGGACGACAGACTGACCGGGCTGGTGGCGGAGGGCGAGCAGCGAGAAGAAGGCATGGGGATGGAGCGGCTGTGGTTGAGAGGGGGGTGCAGCCGGGAGCTGCCCCGATGCCGGTGGGCGTGGGTCCTGTTGGTGCTAGGACTCACGGGGCTGCCATCCACCGAAGCCGGGCGGGACATGGTGCCTTCGCCGTCGCTGGAGGCACGGACACGGAAGGAGCCCTGCTTCCCGCCCACCATGCTGGCCGGGGAGGTGGCGGTGATGCTCTCGGTGCGCGAGCGGCGGGTCAGCCCCACCTGGCTGGGCGGGGGGTTGTTGAGGTGGTGCCTGCGCAGGGGGACGCTGATGGGGTTGGAGCAGTTGGACGAGGACTGGCTCTTGCTGCGAGGGCGGAACTCATCGCTCATAGCCCGCATGGCCTCCAGGATGGTCTCGTGCATGTTCTGGGCCACCACCGAGTCATCCACCTGCATCCAGAACTCCCCGGGTCCCGTCACTGCGGAACGGCCCACTTCGATGAAGAAGAAGTTCTCTGAGTGGCCACAGCGCCTGATGTTCATCAGTTGCAACACCACGGCCGCCGCCTCCGAGTTCAGCTTCACGAAGCTGATGGTCTTGCTCGTCAGGCAGAGGCGGTAGATGCCAATCAGGTTCTTTGTCTGACCCAGGCCCTTGGGTTTCAGGATCACCTGCCAGACCTCCTTGAAGGCGGGTCCTGGGGGCACGTCCCCGTAGCTCAAGTCCTCCCCAGCCTCGCCGAGGCCCGAGCTGCCGCTGCAGCTGCCCCCGCCGCCTCCCGCCCCGGCGGCCGCGGCCCCGTCGTGGTGGCCCTTGGCACGGTTGTGCAGCTGCAGGAGGGCCTGGTACCAGCTGTCCTGCTCGGCCTCGCTGTCTGCCGCGATGGCAAAGTGCTCGTCCCGGGTGTAGAGGGCCACCAGGTGCTTGTTCTTGGAGTCCGCCCGCTTGTTGATGTTGAAGCAGCTCTCGAGGGGGATGGAGCGTTTGGGGGCGCTCGACTTGTGCCGCCACTTCTTCTCGTTCTCGTAGTACTCGAGGCGCGCCGGGCCCCCCGCCTCGCTGGCCGCCCGCAGCACGAAGAAGCGCTTGTGCATGCTCTTGGGTTTGCGCAGGTAGCCCACCTTGCGCACGTCCGAGAAGCCGTCGGTCTCCGGAGGGCTCGCCATgctgccgccgccaccgccgccgagCAGAGGGAGGCGCGGAAAAACAACCGGGTGGGGGGCGGAGGCTCCTCGCCGGGGCCCCGCACATGCAAACAGGGCTGGAGGCGGCAGAAACCCCGACTCCGAAATCCACGCCGCCCCCCGCGCCGGGGAGGGGCAGCCGAAGGAGGACGCAGTGGCTGCGCCAAGGAGATAGCTCCGACCGGAGTTTACGGGCGTTTCATGCCCTGGGGGGAGGCGGTGCGTCCGGCGTGAGTGCAGCCCAGATCCTCCGAGAGTCAAGTCTCCTCTTGGCCGCCGCGGCTGGGAAGGAGCGAAGATGCATCTCTTGCCGCCCAGGCTCGAGTCCGGCACAGGCAGGCGGCGGCGGCCAGGGGTCCCTGCGTTGCCCCTCCAGGCGCGCGCGCCTTCCCTCCTGAGTTCCCCTCTGGAAGTAGCGATTCCCGAAGCAAATTAAATATCCTTGGGCAGGGGGAGGCGAGCTGCCAAGTCCCAACGTTGCACGgggttctccctcctcctcctccttcgcctcctcctccgcctcctcccaccccccaacctTCCCCGCCGCCACCAGCCGCCCAAATACCAGCTCAATCGCAGAGACCGCGGCGCTGcggctgttgctgctgctgccgccgcccgCGGACGCGTCCTCTGCAGCCCCCATTCGGGTCCATCTCGGCGGGCGGAGAAAGTGGCTTTTCCACGCGAAACGCTACCGGGCAGCTGGGGGAGCTGGGGACGGGCCGGAGGGACAGGCTCATCCCTGCCCCTCGCTCCAGtcggctggggaggaggggaggggacgaGGGCGGAGGTTTGGGAAAGAGCCGGGGAAGACGCTTCTTCCCCGGGAGGCGCTGCCTCTGCAGTTACTTCTCCCCTCCTCGCTCCTCCTCCTCGGAGAGTTGCCGAGAGCCCCAACCAAAA includes the following:
- the IRS1 gene encoding insulin receptor substrate 1; this encodes MASPPETDGFSDVRKVGYLRKPKSMHKRFFVLRAASEAGGPARLEYYENEKKWRHKSSAPKRSIPLESCFNINKRADSKNKHLVALYTRDEHFAIAADSEAEQDSWYQALLQLHNRAKGHHDGAAAAGAGGGGGSCSGSSGLGEAGEDLSYGDVPPGPAFKEVWQVILKPKGLGQTKNLIGIYRLCLTSKTISFVKLNSEAAAVVLQLMNIRRCGHSENFFFIEVGRSAVTGPGEFWMQVDDSVVAQNMHETILEAMRAMSDEFRPRSKSQSSSNCSNPISVPLRRHHLNNPPPSQVGLTRRSRTESITATSPASMVGGKQGSFRVRASSDGEGTMSRPASVDGSPVSPSTNRTHAHRHRGSSRLHPPLNHSRSIPMPSSRCSPSATSPVSLSSSSTSGHGSTSDCLFPRRSSASVSGSPSDGGFISSDEYGSSPCDFRSSFRSVTPDSLGHTPPARGEEELSNYICMGGKGASTLTAPNGHYILPRGGNGHRYIPGAGLGTSPALAGDEAASAADLDNRFRKRTHSAGTSPTISHQKTPSQSSVASIEEYTEMMPAYPPGGGSGGRLPGYRHSAFVPTHSYPEEGLEMHPLERGGHHRPDTSTLHTDDGYMPMSPGVAPVPSNRKGSGDYMPMSPKSVSAPQQIINPIRRHPQRVDPNGYMMMSPSGSCSPDIGGGSSSSSSAVPSGSSYGKLWTNGVGGHHSHALPHPKLPMESSGSKLLSCTGDYMNMSPVGDSNTSSPSDCYYGPEDPQHKPVLSYYSLPRSFKHTQRPGELEETARHQHLRLSSSSGRLLYAAAAEDSSSSTSSDSLGGGYCGARPEPGLPHHLHHQVLQPHLPRKVDTAAQTNSRLARPTRLSLGDPKASTLPRAREQQQQPPLLHLPEPKSPGEYVNIEFGSDQPGYLSGPVASHTLPSVRCPSQLQPAPREEETGTEEYMNMDLGPGRRAAWQESAGLQQGRVGPAPPGSAGMCRPTRAVPSGRGDYMTMQMGCPRQSYVDTSPVAPVSYADMRTGIVVEEVSLPGAAAAAPSSSSAASASPAAPQGAGDLVARSSLLGGPQGPGGMSAFTRVNLSPNRNQSAKVIRADPQGCRRRHSSETFSSTPSATRVGNTVPFGAGAVVGGSGGGSSSTEDVKRHSSASFENVWLRPGELGGAPKELAQVCGAAGGLENGLNYIDLDLVKDFKQRPQERPPQQQPPPPPPPHQPLGSSESSSTSRSSEDLSAYASISFQKQPEDLQ